A genomic stretch from Bosea sp. F3-2 includes:
- a CDS encoding ABC transporter substrate-binding protein → MKLVRHFAMGTAVAAVVAGWSGAASAQEVLTAWFTKGFYKGEDDALLAVVDKFQKATGVKVELSLYATEDCVTKSVGAVDAGTPPDVGFCTTYDFRTTGKWAYDGKLEDVSDVLEPLKSELQPMALSTTFLMNGKTGKKSYYAFPVEQQMMHITYWKDMLEEAGFKEADIPKTWNGYWDFWCDKVQGSLRAKGKRIYGIGHPMGIAASDTFYSFLTFANAYNAKVVDENGKIVLDQPENKKAMVEAVKSYANIFQRGCTPPSSVNWLDPDNNVAFHNRTTVATHNATISIAGKHMDDMNNASLTAEQRAQAKKNYEDNIRTAEFPLKADGSKMTNLAAVKTAVIFADAKNKKRAKEFMAFFMKDENLRPFVEGSAGRWVPTTLKAIEAPFWSDGKDPHRAVVYKQYKDGTVPFQFVYNYNFTTVNAENVWAKAVNRVVQDKIPAEQAVDEMIARIKQIAGS, encoded by the coding sequence ATGAAATTGGTTCGCCATTTCGCCATGGGAACGGCCGTGGCCGCGGTCGTCGCGGGCTGGTCCGGCGCTGCCTCGGCGCAGGAAGTCCTGACGGCCTGGTTCACCAAGGGCTTCTACAAGGGCGAGGACGACGCGTTGCTCGCGGTTGTCGACAAGTTCCAGAAGGCGACGGGGGTCAAGGTCGAGCTCTCGCTCTATGCAACCGAGGACTGCGTCACGAAGTCGGTCGGCGCCGTCGACGCCGGCACGCCGCCGGATGTCGGCTTCTGCACCACCTATGATTTCCGCACGACCGGCAAATGGGCCTATGACGGCAAGCTCGAAGACGTCTCGGACGTGCTCGAGCCGCTGAAGTCCGAGCTGCAGCCGATGGCGCTCTCGACCACCTTCCTGATGAACGGCAAGACCGGCAAAAAGTCCTACTATGCCTTCCCGGTCGAGCAGCAGATGATGCACATCACCTACTGGAAGGACATGCTGGAGGAGGCCGGCTTCAAGGAGGCCGACATCCCGAAGACCTGGAACGGCTACTGGGACTTCTGGTGCGACAAGGTGCAGGGCTCGCTGCGCGCCAAGGGCAAGCGCATCTACGGCATCGGCCACCCGATGGGCATTGCCGCCTCGGACACCTTCTATTCCTTCCTGACCTTCGCCAACGCCTATAACGCCAAGGTTGTTGACGAGAACGGCAAGATCGTGCTCGACCAGCCCGAGAACAAGAAGGCGATGGTCGAGGCGGTGAAGTCCTACGCCAACATCTTCCAGCGTGGCTGCACGCCGCCGTCCTCGGTCAACTGGCTCGATCCGGACAACAACGTCGCCTTCCACAACCGCACCACCGTCGCCACGCACAACGCCACGATCTCGATCGCCGGCAAGCACATGGACGACATGAACAACGCCTCGCTCACGGCTGAGCAGCGGGCGCAGGCCAAGAAGAACTACGAGGACAACATCCGCACGGCCGAGTTCCCGCTCAAGGCCGACGGCAGCAAGATGACCAACCTCGCCGCGGTCAAGACGGCGGTGATCTTCGCCGATGCCAAGAACAAGAAGCGTGCCAAGGAATTCATGGCCTTCTTCATGAAGGACGAGAACCTGCGGCCCTTCGTCGAAGGCTCGGCCGGCCGCTGGGTCCCGACGACGCTGAAGGCCATCGAGGCACCGTTCTGGTCTGACGGCAAGGACCCGCACCGCGCGGTCGTCTACAAGCAGTACAAGGACGGCACCGTGCCGTTCCAGTTCGTCTACAACTACAACTTCACGACCGTGAACGCCGAGAACGTCTGGGCCAAGGCCGTGAACCGCGTGGTGCAGGACAAGATCCCGGCCGAGCAGGCCGTGGACGAGATGATCGCCCGCATCAAGCAGATCGCCGGCTCATGA
- a CDS encoding ABC transporter substrate-binding protein, translating into MQRKALNAFIIAAGLAAASGALAAEGKLVLYTSQPNTDAQQTIDAFKAKYPKVDISFVRDGTPRIMAKLKAEFEAGAPQADVLLIADSVTMEGLKKDDRLLAHDKADVSAYPAGVHDPKKMWFATKLITTGIVYNTKAAMKPASWTDLTKPEAKNQLAMPSPLNSGAALIHTITLTSNLKDGWGFYEKLKENGTLAAGANGDILRQVATGEKLYGMIVDFMPIREKAKGAPVEFVFPSEGVSAVSEPVAILKSTKNPEAAKAFIDFLLSKDGQELALKQGYVAAHPDVALPAGYPARSAIKLMSFDAAKALAEESAARKRFSSIFE; encoded by the coding sequence ATGCAGCGCAAGGCCTTGAATGCCTTCATCATTGCGGCTGGCCTTGCCGCCGCGTCCGGCGCGCTCGCGGCCGAAGGCAAGCTCGTGCTCTACACCAGCCAGCCGAACACCGACGCGCAGCAGACGATCGACGCCTTCAAGGCGAAATATCCGAAAGTCGACATCTCCTTCGTCCGCGACGGAACGCCGCGCATCATGGCGAAGCTCAAGGCGGAATTCGAGGCCGGCGCGCCGCAGGCCGACGTCCTCCTCATCGCCGATTCGGTGACGATGGAAGGCCTCAAGAAGGACGACCGGCTGCTCGCCCACGACAAGGCCGATGTCTCCGCCTATCCGGCCGGCGTCCATGACCCGAAGAAGATGTGGTTCGCGACCAAGCTGATCACCACCGGCATCGTCTACAACACCAAGGCGGCGATGAAGCCGGCGAGCTGGACCGATCTCACCAAGCCGGAAGCCAAGAACCAGCTCGCCATGCCGAGCCCGCTGAATTCCGGCGCAGCGCTGATTCACACCATCACGCTGACGAGCAACCTGAAGGACGGCTGGGGCTTCTACGAGAAGCTCAAGGAGAACGGCACGCTGGCCGCCGGCGCCAATGGCGACATCCTCCGCCAGGTCGCGACCGGGGAGAAGCTCTACGGCATGATCGTCGACTTCATGCCGATCCGCGAGAAGGCCAAGGGCGCGCCGGTCGAGTTCGTGTTCCCGAGCGAGGGCGTCTCCGCCGTCAGCGAGCCGGTCGCGATCCTGAAGAGTACGAAGAACCCGGAGGCCGCCAAGGCCTTCATCGACTTCCTGCTGTCGAAGGACGGTCAGGAACTGGCGCTGAAGCAGGGCTATGTCGCGGCCCATCCCGATGTCGCCCTCCCGGCCGGCTACCCGGCGCGCAGCGCGATCAAGCTGATGTCCTTCGACGCGGCCAAGGCGCTCGCCGAAGAGAGCGCAGCGCGCAAGCGCTTCAGCTCGATCTTCGAGTAA
- a CDS encoding iron ABC transporter permease, with translation MTLAIDRNAKREPALAAPPLPPLRLPDGLGLPVLVVAVALLLGGLPFFRLVAAAFAPGWQFAPDAAFAEMASRSAVTATWHTLETACLSALGALFVGGIVALALGVTDVRGKRPLAFAFVFSMMIAPQVAALAFLSLFAPNSQILSLIGLAPAPGTPNPLLGRGGIILVMALHHAPLVAITLWTGLRSIPQSLIEAAQMEGASPTTITARIVIPVLRPQIVAAGLIAFVAGVGNFGIPALLGLPVNYLTLPTLIYRRLSSFGPSSLGETAALAVLVGIVAALGIVAGALVARRQRGKVEIERPPEPFWQLGAARPLVAAGLWLLLALKLGLPLLALLSEALTPALGVALSWQTLTFDKFSEVLLRQAVTMRAFRNSLLFAGAAAVILAFLAIAFAYGFERRMGKLRRPIELMIELPYALPGVVLAIACILIFLKPLPLIGVSIYGTPFIILFAYLARFLPLALKAPVAAMAQIEAHHEEAAKLDGASLWQMLRFIVAPILAPAAAVSALMVFLVAFNELTVSALLWSSGTETLGVVLFSLKEAGLAGEAAAVAISASAIILIAMLTLDLLGRHLPQNILPWRL, from the coding sequence ATGACGCTGGCCATCGACCGAAATGCGAAGCGGGAGCCCGCGCTTGCGGCTCCGCCTCTGCCGCCGCTGCGGCTGCCGGACGGCCTTGGCCTGCCGGTGCTGGTCGTCGCGGTCGCACTGCTGCTCGGCGGGCTGCCCTTCTTCCGGCTCGTCGCGGCAGCCTTCGCGCCCGGCTGGCAGTTCGCGCCGGATGCAGCCTTCGCCGAGATGGCGAGCCGCTCCGCCGTCACCGCGACCTGGCATACGCTGGAAACCGCCTGCCTTTCCGCGCTCGGAGCCCTTTTCGTCGGCGGCATCGTCGCGCTGGCGCTCGGCGTCACCGATGTCCGCGGCAAGCGCCCCCTCGCCTTCGCCTTCGTCTTCTCGATGATGATTGCGCCGCAGGTGGCAGCGCTCGCCTTCCTGAGCCTGTTCGCGCCGAATTCACAGATCCTGTCGCTGATCGGCCTCGCGCCGGCGCCGGGCACGCCGAACCCGCTGCTGGGCCGCGGCGGCATCATCCTGGTGATGGCCCTGCACCATGCGCCGCTGGTCGCGATCACCCTCTGGACCGGCCTGCGCAGCATCCCGCAATCGCTGATCGAGGCAGCGCAGATGGAGGGCGCCTCGCCCACCACCATCACCGCGCGGATCGTCATCCCGGTGCTGCGGCCGCAGATCGTCGCAGCCGGGCTCATCGCCTTCGTCGCAGGCGTCGGCAATTTCGGCATCCCTGCCCTGCTCGGCCTGCCGGTGAACTATCTGACGCTGCCGACGCTGATCTATCGCCGGCTGTCGAGCTTCGGTCCGTCGAGCCTCGGCGAGACGGCGGCGCTTGCCGTGCTCGTCGGCATCGTGGCGGCGCTCGGCATCGTCGCCGGTGCGCTCGTCGCCCGCCGCCAGCGCGGCAAGGTCGAGATCGAGCGGCCGCCCGAACCGTTCTGGCAGCTCGGTGCCGCCCGGCCCCTCGTCGCGGCCGGGCTCTGGCTGCTGCTGGCGCTGAAGCTCGGCCTGCCGCTACTCGCGCTGCTGAGCGAGGCGCTGACGCCAGCGCTCGGCGTCGCCCTTTCCTGGCAGACCCTGACCTTCGACAAGTTCAGCGAGGTGCTGCTGCGGCAGGCCGTGACGATGCGCGCCTTCCGCAATTCGCTGCTCTTCGCTGGCGCGGCCGCGGTGATCCTGGCCTTCCTCGCGATCGCCTTCGCCTATGGGTTCGAACGGCGAATGGGCAAGCTGAGGCGCCCGATCGAACTCATGATCGAACTGCCCTATGCGCTGCCGGGCGTGGTCCTCGCCATCGCCTGCATCCTGATCTTCCTCAAGCCGCTGCCGCTGATCGGCGTCAGCATCTACGGCACGCCCTTCATCATCCTCTTCGCCTATCTCGCCCGCTTCCTGCCGCTGGCGCTGAAGGCACCGGTCGCAGCCATGGCCCAGATCGAAGCGCATCACGAGGAGGCGGCAAAGCTCGACGGCGCCAGCCTCTGGCAGATGCTGCGCTTCATCGTGGCGCCGATCCTGGCCCCGGCAGCGGCCGTCTCGGCGCTCATGGTCTTCCTCGTCGCCTTCAACGAGCTCACCGTATCGGCGCTGCTCTGGTCGTCCGGCACCGAGACGCTCGGCGTCGTACTGTTCAGTCTCAAGGAAGCGGGGCTGGCCGGCGAAGCGGCGGCCGTCGCCATCAGTGCCTCGGCCATCATCCTGATCGCGATGCTGACCCTCGACCTGCTCGGCCGGCACCTCCCCCAGAACATCCTGCCCTGGCGCCTTTAG
- a CDS encoding response regulator, protein MLQTRQDPIADDRRILVIEDSRTFSLALRQFLEAETGLPVTTCGSLKDLSEIIVAAPGAYAIAVVDLNLPDAPRGEALDWTVTHGIPSVVFTATFDLATRGRIMEREVIDYVLKDNEFALPNLVNTVKRALDNRNTRILVVDDTRTTRKVLARMLSIQQYAVVEAGSGQEALTILEANPDIQLVVSDYYMPDMDGFELARRIRRLHPHVRLLGISSSTDRKTSAGFLKAGAHDFVSRPFVLEELQCRIASNVETLTQLKQLQDLAARDFLTGLFNRRHFFERGRQLVGEAREMGLPISIAILDVDHFKRLNDRYGHDGGDKALAAVARGLSASAERGFNLLARIGGEEFAILFPGADLAEATRLCDDIREAIAREPLVLENETLALTVSLGVAQIGHEDELDACLGLADRALYVAKQSGRNRVCADAV, encoded by the coding sequence ATGCTTCAGACCAGACAAGATCCGATTGCCGACGACCGCAGGATTCTCGTCATCGAGGACTCCCGGACCTTCTCGCTGGCGCTACGGCAGTTCCTCGAAGCTGAGACCGGGCTGCCCGTCACGACCTGCGGTTCGCTCAAGGACCTGAGCGAGATCATCGTCGCGGCGCCGGGCGCCTATGCGATCGCGGTCGTCGATCTCAACCTGCCCGATGCTCCCCGCGGCGAGGCGCTGGACTGGACCGTGACCCACGGCATCCCCTCCGTCGTCTTCACCGCCACCTTCGATCTCGCCACGCGCGGGCGGATCATGGAACGAGAGGTGATCGACTACGTCCTGAAAGACAACGAGTTTGCCCTGCCCAATCTCGTCAACACGGTCAAACGGGCGCTGGACAACCGCAACACCCGCATCCTCGTCGTGGACGACACCCGCACCACCCGCAAGGTGCTCGCCCGCATGCTCTCGATCCAGCAATATGCGGTCGTTGAGGCTGGCTCCGGGCAGGAGGCGCTGACGATCCTGGAAGCCAATCCCGACATCCAACTCGTGGTCAGCGACTACTACATGCCCGACATGGATGGTTTCGAGCTGGCGCGCCGCATCCGGCGGCTCCATCCGCATGTCCGGCTTCTCGGCATCTCGTCCTCGACCGACCGCAAGACCTCGGCGGGCTTCCTCAAGGCTGGCGCGCATGACTTCGTCTCGCGCCCCTTCGTGCTCGAGGAATTGCAATGCCGCATCGCGTCCAATGTCGAGACGCTGACGCAGCTCAAGCAGTTGCAGGATCTCGCCGCACGCGACTTCCTCACCGGCCTGTTCAATCGCCGCCATTTCTTCGAACGCGGCCGGCAGTTGGTGGGCGAGGCGCGCGAGATGGGCTTGCCCATCTCGATCGCCATCCTCGACGTCGACCACTTCAAGCGCCTGAACGACCGCTACGGCCATGACGGCGGCGACAAGGCGCTGGCAGCCGTCGCGCGGGGCTTAAGCGCGTCCGCCGAGCGCGGCTTCAACCTGCTCGCGCGCATCGGCGGCGAGGAGTTCGCAATCCTCTTTCCGGGCGCCGACCTCGCCGAGGCCACCCGGCTCTGCGACGATATCCGAGAGGCGATCGCCCGCGAGCCGCTGGTCCTGGAGAACGAAACGCTCGCTCTCACGGTTTCGCTGGGCGTGGCCCAGATCGGCCACGAGGACGAACTGGACGCCTGCCTCGGCCTGGCGGACCGTGCGCTCTATGTCGCCAAGCAAAGCGGCCGGAACCGGGTCTGCGCCGACGCCGTCTGA
- a CDS encoding SDR family oxidoreductase, giving the protein MGTPSHRKLAVVTGASAGIGAVYADRLAARGYNLLLIARRRDRLEEVASRIAASHGRKAEILVADLAEEADIARVERDLAGREDIELLVNNAGIARFAPIAKAPASDSVAQIALNIGALTRLTHAVLPGFVARNRGTIINIASILSLHTLPYSAVYSGTKAYVLAFSRGLQSELEGTAVKVQSVHPPATATDIWELAGVSLENFDPEKVMTTEDLVDAALAGLDRDEAITWPSVADEALWAAFDDARTAIVTASQTRKPAPRYAA; this is encoded by the coding sequence ATGGGCACGCCTTCCCACCGCAAGCTCGCTGTCGTTACCGGAGCTTCCGCCGGCATCGGTGCCGTTTATGCCGATCGCCTGGCGGCGCGCGGATACAATCTTCTGCTGATCGCACGCCGGCGTGACCGGCTTGAGGAGGTGGCCAGCCGGATCGCCGCCTCTCATGGCCGCAAGGCCGAGATCCTGGTTGCCGATCTCGCCGAAGAAGCCGACATCGCACGTGTCGAGCGTGATCTCGCGGGGCGGGAAGACATCGAGCTTCTCGTCAACAACGCCGGCATCGCCCGCTTCGCGCCGATCGCGAAGGCGCCTGCTTCGGACTCTGTCGCCCAGATCGCCCTGAACATCGGCGCACTGACGCGGCTCACCCATGCGGTCCTGCCGGGTTTCGTGGCGCGCAACCGCGGCACGATCATCAATATCGCCTCGATCCTCAGCCTGCACACGCTGCCCTACAGCGCGGTCTATAGCGGCACGAAGGCCTATGTCCTGGCGTTCTCGCGCGGCCTGCAGTCCGAGCTCGAGGGAACGGCGGTGAAGGTCCAGAGCGTGCATCCGCCGGCGACGGCGACCGACATCTGGGAGCTGGCGGGCGTGTCCCTGGAGAACTTCGACCCCGAGAAGGTGATGACCACGGAAGATCTGGTCGATGCCGCGCTCGCCGGGCTCGATCGGGATGAGGCGATCACCTGGCCTTCGGTCGCGGATGAAGCGCTGTGGGCAGCGTTCGACGATGCCCGCACGGCGATCGTCACGGCGTCGCAGACCCGGAAGCCGGCACCGCGTTACGCCGCCTGA
- a CDS encoding MarR family transcriptional regulator — MPEAFFALACTNTALRRATRRLGQLYDDAIAPLGLKATQFGLLAAINSLTEDGKGPTLNEIAARQLIQISALTHALRPLVRDGLVELHPDLEDRRSKRASLTPAGRERLQQAVSRWAAANGRVETTLGSGVAKNLRALADLIASDRFLDAYRSGRALDPQDEP; from the coding sequence GTGCCGGAGGCGTTCTTCGCGCTAGCCTGCACGAATACCGCCCTCCGTCGCGCCACGCGGCGGCTCGGCCAGCTCTATGACGATGCGATCGCGCCGCTCGGCCTGAAGGCGACACAGTTCGGCCTGCTCGCCGCGATCAATAGCCTGACCGAGGACGGCAAAGGACCAACACTCAACGAAATCGCGGCACGCCAGCTCATCCAGATCTCGGCGCTCACTCACGCCTTGCGCCCGCTGGTTCGGGACGGGCTGGTCGAGCTCCATCCCGATCTGGAGGACAGGCGCAGCAAGCGGGCCAGCCTGACGCCGGCGGGCCGGGAGCGCCTCCAGCAGGCCGTTTCGCGCTGGGCGGCAGCCAATGGGCGGGTCGAGACCACGCTCGGCTCCGGCGTTGCGAAGAATCTGCGGGCCCTGGCCGATCTGATCGCGTCCGATCGCTTCCTCGACGCCTACCGCAGCGGCCGCGCGCTCGATCCGCAGGACGAGCCCTGA
- a CDS encoding LysR family transcriptional regulator produces the protein MERFDWDDLRFFLAVARSGRLTAAARRLGADHATVSRRITSLEEALKAKLFERRPQGYTLTAHGERLLAKAESMETEALAIQSDIGGADMALSGTVRIGAPDGFGTAFLAPRLATFARSYPGLEIQLIAMPRLLSLSKREADVAITLAPPKEGKVVARKLSDYRLGLYASPSYLASMPPVTKPEDLFEHRVIGYIDDLIFSPELDYLDEVAKGLRAHVQSSSVIAQMNAVAAGAGIGVIHHFMAEGEPRLIPVLPETVQITRSFWLLVHADLKDVARVRAIVDFIVREAKTSRTLLMGEPKVEHRAAAE, from the coding sequence TTGGAGCGATTCGACTGGGACGATCTGCGCTTCTTTCTCGCCGTGGCGCGCTCGGGGCGCCTGACGGCTGCGGCCCGCAGGCTTGGCGCCGATCACGCCACCGTCTCGCGCCGCATCACGTCGCTGGAGGAAGCGCTCAAGGCGAAGCTCTTCGAACGTCGTCCGCAAGGTTACACGCTGACCGCGCATGGCGAGCGGCTGCTCGCCAAGGCGGAGAGTATGGAGACGGAAGCGCTCGCGATCCAGAGCGATATCGGCGGTGCGGACATGGCTTTGTCCGGCACGGTCAGGATCGGCGCGCCAGACGGTTTCGGCACCGCCTTCCTGGCGCCGCGCCTCGCGACCTTCGCGAGGTCCTATCCCGGGCTGGAGATCCAGCTCATCGCCATGCCGCGGCTTTTGTCGCTGTCGAAGCGCGAGGCCGATGTCGCGATCACGCTGGCCCCACCCAAGGAGGGCAAGGTCGTTGCCCGCAAGCTCTCGGACTACCGTCTCGGCCTCTACGCCTCGCCGAGCTATCTGGCCTCGATGCCGCCGGTCACGAAGCCGGAGGATCTCTTCGAGCACCGCGTCATCGGCTATATCGACGACCTTATCTTTTCGCCGGAGCTCGACTATCTCGACGAGGTCGCCAAGGGCTTGCGCGCCCATGTCCAGAGCTCCAGCGTCATCGCCCAGATGAATGCCGTGGCGGCGGGCGCGGGCATCGGCGTGATCCATCACTTCATGGCGGAGGGCGAGCCGCGCCTCATCCCCGTGCTGCCGGAGACAGTGCAGATTACACGCTCCTTCTGGCTGCTCGTCCATGCCGATTTGAAGGATGTCGCGCGGGTGCGCGCCATCGTCGATTTCATCGTGCGTGAGGCGAAAACGTCCCGGACGTTGCTGATGGGCGAACCGAAGGTGGAGCATCGCGCCGCGGCTGAATAG
- a CDS encoding CoA-acylating methylmalonate-semialdehyde dehydrogenase — MRQVGHFIGGKQVAGTSGRSSDIFQPMDGSVIGKVALASAAELDAAVQNAAEAQPKWAAVNPQRRARVLMKFLDLIAQNYDELAELLAREHGKTIPDAKGDIQRGVEVVEYSLGVPGLMKGEFTDGAGPGIDIYSLRQPLGVVAGITPFNFPAMIPLWKLGPAIACGNAFILKPSERDPGVPMRLAELFIEAGGPPGILNVVNGDKEAVDAILDHPEIKAVGFVGSTPIAEYIYSRGCANGKRVQCFGGAKNHMIVMPDADMDQAVDALIGAGYGSAGERCMAISVAVPVGQKTADELVKRLIPRVESLKVGPSTDVTADYGPVVTKAAMEKIKHYVDVGVQEGAKLVVDGRAFKMQGYENGFYVGGCLFDNVTKDMRIYKEEIFGPVLSVVRANSYDEALKLTNDHEYGNGTAIFTRDGDAARDFASKVQVGMVGINVPIPVPLAYYTFGGWKRSAFGDLNQHGPDSIRFYTKTKTVTARWPSGVKDGASFVIPTMG; from the coding sequence ATGCGTCAGGTTGGCCATTTCATCGGCGGCAAGCAGGTCGCCGGCACCTCGGGGCGCAGCTCCGACATCTTCCAGCCGATGGACGGCAGCGTGATCGGCAAGGTCGCGCTCGCCTCGGCAGCAGAGCTCGACGCGGCCGTGCAGAATGCCGCCGAGGCGCAGCCGAAATGGGCCGCGGTCAATCCGCAGCGCCGCGCCCGCGTGCTGATGAAGTTCCTCGACCTCATCGCCCAGAATTACGACGAGCTCGCAGAACTGCTCGCCCGCGAGCACGGCAAGACCATTCCCGACGCCAAGGGCGACATCCAGCGCGGCGTCGAGGTGGTCGAGTATTCGCTCGGCGTTCCCGGCCTGATGAAGGGCGAGTTCACCGACGGCGCCGGCCCCGGCATCGACATCTACTCGCTGCGCCAGCCGCTCGGCGTCGTCGCCGGCATCACCCCGTTCAACTTCCCGGCGATGATCCCGCTCTGGAAGCTCGGCCCGGCCATAGCCTGCGGCAACGCCTTCATCCTGAAGCCGTCCGAGCGCGATCCCGGCGTACCGATGCGCCTCGCCGAGCTGTTCATCGAGGCGGGTGGCCCTCCCGGCATCCTCAACGTCGTCAATGGCGACAAGGAAGCGGTCGACGCCATCCTCGACCATCCCGAGATCAAGGCCGTCGGCTTCGTCGGCTCGACCCCGATCGCCGAGTACATCTATTCCCGCGGCTGCGCGAACGGTAAGCGCGTGCAGTGCTTCGGCGGCGCCAAGAACCACATGATCGTCATGCCCGACGCCGACATGGACCAGGCGGTCGATGCGCTGATCGGCGCCGGCTACGGCTCGGCCGGCGAGCGCTGCATGGCGATCTCGGTTGCGGTCCCGGTCGGCCAGAAGACGGCCGATGAGCTGGTCAAGCGGCTGATCCCGCGCGTCGAGAGCCTCAAGGTCGGCCCCTCGACCGACGTCACCGCCGATTACGGCCCGGTCGTCACCAAGGCGGCGATGGAGAAGATCAAGCACTACGTCGATGTCGGCGTGCAGGAAGGCGCCAAGCTCGTCGTCGACGGCCGCGCCTTCAAGATGCAGGGCTACGAGAACGGCTTCTATGTCGGTGGCTGCCTGTTCGACAACGTCACCAAGGACATGCGGATCTACAAGGAGGAGATCTTCGGGCCGGTGCTCTCGGTCGTCCGCGCCAACAGCTATGACGAGGCGCTGAAGCTCACCAACGACCACGAATACGGCAACGGTACCGCGATCTTCACTCGCGACGGCGACGCCGCCCGTGACTTCGCCTCGAAGGTGCAGGTCGGCATGGTCGGCATCAACGTGCCGATCCCGGTGCCGCTGGCCTACTACACCTTCGGCGGCTGGAAGCGTTCCGCCTTCGGCGATCTCAACCAGCACGGCCCGGATTCGATCCGCTTCTACACCAAGACCAAGACCGTGACGGCGCGCTGGCCGAGCGGCGTCAAGGACGGCGCCAGCTTCGTTATCCCGACGATGGGTTGA
- a CDS encoding type II toxin-antitoxin system VapC family toxin translates to MILDTSVLFDAVVDGVRSGSARQFLITTEELSSPDLIRLEIAGALTRSVRRKDISNDYARAAYELAERSLPRVEDTASLMPRVFELSLELAHPCSDCVFLALAESRALPLATSDARFARKLADTRYARLIHLIEA, encoded by the coding sequence ATGATCCTGGACACGAGCGTGCTTTTCGACGCGGTGGTTGACGGCGTCCGCAGCGGTTCGGCCCGCCAGTTTCTCATCACGACGGAAGAGCTCAGTTCGCCCGACCTGATCCGGCTTGAAATCGCCGGAGCGCTGACACGGTCCGTCCGCCGCAAGGACATCTCAAACGACTACGCTCGGGCCGCCTACGAACTTGCCGAGCGCTCTCTGCCGAGGGTCGAAGACACCGCTTCCCTGATGCCGCGCGTCTTCGAGCTTTCGCTCGAACTCGCGCATCCCTGCTCAGACTGTGTTTTCCTCGCGCTCGCGGAGAGCCGGGCTCTTCCCCTGGCGACCTCCGACGCACGCTTCGCACGCAAACTGGCTGATACCAGATATGCCCGCTTGATCCATCTGATCGAGGCCTGA
- a CDS encoding isobutyryl-CoA dehydrogenase, which translates to MPPFSLTEDQIAIRDMAQDFATDTLAPHAARWDEEKHFPVEEMRAAAALGMGGIYIQEDVGGSGLTRLDAALIFEALSTGCPTVAAYISIHNMCAWMIDRYGSDEQRQRFLPKLCTMEHLASYCLTEPGAGSDAAALKTRAVLDGDHYVLDGQKQFISGAGVSDIYVVMVRTGEPGPSGISTIVVEKDTPGLSFGANEKKMGWNAQPTRAVIFENCRVPVANRLGPEGIGFKVAMAGLDGGRLNIGACSIGGAQGALDKALAYAKERKAFGSAIADFQALQFKLADMATELEAARTFLWRAAAALDAKTPDATKLCAMAKRVATDTGFEVANQALQIHGGYGYLADYGIEKIVRDLRVHQILEGTNEVMRMIVARGLVGRAKGN; encoded by the coding sequence ATGCCCCCGTTTTCCCTCACCGAAGACCAGATCGCCATCCGCGACATGGCGCAGGATTTCGCCACTGATACGCTGGCGCCCCATGCCGCGCGCTGGGACGAGGAGAAGCATTTCCCGGTCGAAGAGATGCGCGCCGCCGCCGCACTCGGCATGGGCGGCATCTACATCCAGGAAGATGTCGGCGGCTCCGGCCTCACGCGGCTCGACGCGGCGCTGATCTTCGAGGCCCTCTCGACCGGCTGCCCCACCGTCGCGGCCTATATCTCGATCCACAACATGTGCGCCTGGATGATCGACCGCTACGGCTCGGACGAACAGCGCCAGCGCTTCCTGCCCAAGCTCTGCACGATGGAGCATCTCGCCAGCTATTGCCTGACCGAGCCCGGCGCCGGCTCCGACGCCGCCGCGCTGAAGACCAGGGCGGTGCTGGACGGCGACCATTACGTCCTCGACGGGCAGAAGCAGTTCATCTCCGGGGCCGGCGTCTCCGACATCTATGTCGTGATGGTGCGCACCGGTGAGCCCGGCCCTTCCGGTATCTCGACCATCGTGGTCGAGAAAGACACGCCCGGCCTCTCCTTCGGCGCCAATGAGAAGAAGATGGGCTGGAACGCCCAGCCGACGCGCGCCGTGATCTTCGAGAACTGCCGCGTACCGGTGGCGAACCGCCTTGGCCCGGAGGGCATCGGCTTCAAGGTCGCCATGGCCGGCCTCGACGGCGGGCGCCTCAATATTGGCGCCTGCTCGATCGGCGGCGCGCAGGGCGCGCTCGACAAGGCGCTCGCCTACGCCAAGGAGCGCAAGGCTTTCGGCTCCGCAATAGCCGATTTCCAGGCGTTGCAGTTCAAGCTCGCCGACATGGCGACGGAGCTGGAGGCGGCCCGCACCTTCCTGTGGCGTGCGGCTGCCGCGCTCGACGCCAAGACGCCGGATGCGACCAAGCTCTGCGCCATGGCCAAGCGCGTCGCCACCGACACCGGCTTCGAGGTCGCCAACCAGGCGCTCCAGATCCATGGCGGCTACGGCTATCTCGCCGATTACGGCATCGAGAAGATCGTCCGCGACCTGCGCGTCCACCAGATCCTCGAAGGCACTAACGAGGTGATGCGGATGATCGTGGCGCGTGGGTTGGTGGGCCGAGCGAAGGGCAATTGA